From one Salvelinus sp. IW2-2015 linkage group LG11, ASM291031v2, whole genome shotgun sequence genomic stretch:
- the LOC111970078 gene encoding uncharacterized protein, whose amino-acid sequence MPQGKGPLVLRTNVQFSVKRRFLNKFPELNRAMKVYVSIDREVPQIKGYRRFNVLGTYSKAMNMAESMIGGRLQTSGEPDVRSVQPFTKVDLGQIPLHEIIRNFQMLEAEKIPKTPSSSTLTRPKWKALGSTTQRRVEGSIPE is encoded by the exons ATGCCACAAGGTAAAGGGCCCTTAGTCCTGCGTACCAATGTCCAGTTCTCTGTCAAGCGCAG ATTCCTCAACAAATTTCCTGAGCTGAACCGCGCCATGAAAGTGTACGTGTCCATCGACAG GGAGGTTCCTCAGATCAAAGG GTACCGGAGGTTCAATGTCCTGGGGACCTACAGTAAGGCTATGAACATGGCTGAGAGTATGATTGGAGGCAGACTTCAGACATCTG gTGAGCCTGACGTGCGCTCAGTGCAGCCCTTCACCAAAGTGGACCTTGGCCAGATCCCCYTGCATGAGATCATCAGAAACTTCCAGATGCTGGAGGCGGAGAAGATCCCGAAAaccccctcttcctctaccctgaCACGCCCAAAGTGGAAGGCTTTGGGAAGTACTACACAGAGAAGAGTGGAGGGGAGCATACCAGAGTAA